From a single Aspergillus puulaauensis MK2 DNA, chromosome 2, nearly complete sequence genomic region:
- a CDS encoding RNA helicase (COG:A;~EggNog:ENOG410PI46;~InterPro:IPR011709,IPR016135,IPR027417,IPR007502, IPR014001,IPR001650,IPR011545,IPR006575;~PFAM:PF04408,PF00270,PF07717,PF05773,PF00271;~TransMembrane:1 (o1036-1058i);~go_function: GO:0003676 - nucleic acid binding [Evidence IEA];~go_function: GO:0004386 - helicase activity [Evidence IEA];~go_function: GO:0005515 - protein binding [Evidence IEA];~go_function: GO:0005524 - ATP binding [Evidence IEA]), with the protein MPPKKKSDTRGGAPKPGTKQAKAAAERTAESAKKAPQPADEQKKPTVKQVIGGASWTGKLPVNLMSEHCQKHKWEKPEYTMNKIGGGFISSVILRRVDLKTRETLTLPPIRLPAGFKQSTALEARHYAATFALFHVCNKTNLHMMLPPDYKKLWKEDFEKLKAAEVKSGDGWLYEADPFLAKKEREIAAAELAKKHQEREASQAKSTDSTVNLGLGPSGQNKGTKIWSSAPKVDLGNKIRREIETLVQEHTMWNPYSVEIPGPEREALIEEFTKLGFRRSHIEEASAACKDREEVLEWLLIYVPEDDLPPWCLPEKYSVGITLVSDDLARESKLKRLASAGYPADLCARTLDNMQGDELAAAETLQQTLVHGTASGASLLMDSEDGWAEEQETLEAIFGERYSAKSSSVCTIECEPPGGAGTVSFRFQRPSEHYPSSVPIISIQTENIPAYIRLSAVRQAVRYAEENFLGEQMIYNIIDWLETHLPEIIQDPGKLRDISTISAPPVTPSESSFELPARQRLKHVKTVDWSPGSSKSLAVKEAWGAKQTTKPQRAMIQQRESLPAWNTQNAIIRTVNEHQVTIISGETGSGKSTQSVQFILDDMIQKGLGGAANIICTQPRRISALGLADRVSDERCSSVGDEVGYIIRGESKAKAGSTKITFVTTGVLLRRIQAGSGSGNISSSLADVTHVVVDEVHERSLDTDFLLALLRDIIHRRKDIKVILMSATLDADIFTQYFGGRQSVGLVHIPGRTFPVDDYYLDDVVRETGFAPELTERGFDEDPVAFSAAEESFGKILRSIGMGINYELIAATVRYIDSKLQDQPGGILIFLPGTMEIDRCLNAVKRIPNAHPLPLHASLLPAEQRRVFQSPPRGKRKVIAATNVAETSITIEDVVAVIDTGRVKETSYDPKDNMVRLQEVWASQAACKQRRGRAGRVRAGTCYKLYTRKAESSMPQRPDPEIRRVPLEQLCLSVRSMQGIDDVASFLANTITPPESIAVEGALSFLHRVGALDHDRLTALGRYLSMIPADLRCAKLMVYGSIFNCIDACITIAAILTVKSPFVSPREKRDEANIARASFSKGDGDLLTDLNAYQEWSDRVKEQGYWSTQSWCTTNFLSHQTLRDISSNRAQFLTSLKDAAIVPVDYSETSPSFSSLNRNATNRSLLRALVAGAFQPQIARIAFPDKKFTSSITGTFEVDPDARTIKYFNQENGRVFIHPSSLLFSVQSYTNAATFLSYFTKMETSKVFVRDLTPFNAYSLLLFCGSIDLDTTGRGLIVDGWLRLRGWARIGVLVSRLRTMVDEIIATRIDNPTSYLDSFSSSSNAPSVKDGIANRVIDVVKKLIEFNGLDR; encoded by the exons ATGCCGCCCAAAAAGAAGTCCGACACCCGTGGAGGCGCGCCCAAGCCTGGGACGAAGCAGGCGAAAGCCGCGGCCGAGCGAACGGCGGAGAGTGCGAAAAAGGCACCGCAACCAGCGGATGAGCAGAAAAAGCCTACGGTCAAGCAGGTCATTGGCGGCGCATCATGGACTGGGAAATTGCCAGTAAATTTGATGTCGGAGCATTGCCAGAAGCACAAGTGGGAAAAGCCAGAGTATACTATG AACAAAATTGGAGGAGGATTTATCTCATCTGTGATACTAAGACGTGTTGATCTAAAGACTAGAGAAACGCTCACGCTTCCTCCCATACGATTGCCCGCCGGCTTCAAACAATCAACGGCGCTAGAAGCGCGCCACTACGCTGCGACCTTCGCCCTATTCCATGTATGCAATAAGACAAACCTCCATATGATGCTCCCGCCAGACTACAAAAAGCTTTGGAAAGAGGACTttgagaagttgaaggcAGCAGAGGTGAAGAGCGGTGATGGCTGGTTGTACGAGGCGGACCCATTCCTAGCCAAAAAGGAGCGGGAGATCGCAGCCGCGGAGCTTGCAAAGAAACATCAGGAACGCGAGGCATCACAGGCCAAATCAACCGATAGCACAGTGAATCTAGGCCTCGGCCCAAGCGGTCAAAATAAAGGGACAAAAATTTGGTCGAGCGCACCCAAGGTTGACCTGGGGAACAAAATCCGGCGTGAGATTGAAACTCTTGTGCAGGAGCATACTATGTGGAATCCATACAGTGTAGAGATTCCCGGACCCGAGCGTGAGGCTCTGATTGAAGAGTTCACGAAGTTAGGGTTTCGACGGAGTCACATTGAAGAAGCTAGCGCTGCGTGTAAAGACCGGGAGGAGGTGTTGGAGTGGCTTCTTATCTACGTGCCGGAAGATGACTTGCCACCTTGGTGTCTGCCAGAGAAATATTCGGTCGGGATCACACTTGTTAGCGACGACCTCGCAAGAGAGTCTAAACTCAAACGACTTGCATCTGCTGGATATCCGGCAGATCTTTGCGCGCGAACGCTGGACAATATGCAAGGCGATGAgcttgctgcagcagagaCTCTTCAACAGACTCTTGTACACGGGACCGCATCGGGCGCCTCTCTTCTGATGGATAGCGAGGACGGCTGGGCAGAAGAACAAGAGACGCTTGAAGCCATTTTCGGTGAACGATATTCCGCCAAATCGTCCAGTGTTTGCACGATTGAGTGTGAACCACCAGGCGGTGCAGGGACAGTGTCCTTTCGATTCCAAAGGCCTTCAGAGCATTATCCGTCATCTGTTCCGATAATATCTATTCAAACAGAAAATATCCCTGCATACATCCGCCTAAGTGCTGTTCGTCAAGCTGTTAGGTATGCAGAAGAGAATTTCCTTGGGGAACAAATGATCTACAACATCATAGACTGGCTGGAAACCCATTTACCAGAAATCATCCAAGATCCAGGAAAACTACGGGATATTTCGACTATATCAGCACCACCCGTTACACCCTCTGAATCTTCTTTTGAACTTCCTGCGCGCCAAAGGCTTAAACATGTGAAAACGGTCGATTGGTCTCCCGGGTCATCGAAAAGCCTTGCTGTTAAAGAAGCTTGGGGGGCAAAGCAGACTACCAAACCTCAGCGGGCCATGATCCAACAGCGAGAATCACTTCCAGCCTGGAACACTCAAAATGCAATAATACGGACTGTGAATGAACATCAAGTCACAATTATCTCTGGAGAGACAGGTAGCGGAAAGAGTACGCAATCAGTGCAGTTCATCCTCGATGACATGATCCAAAAAGGTCTCGGTGGCGCCGCAAACATCATCTGCACTCAGCCCCGTAGGATCTCTGCACTAGGTCTGGCAGACCGAGTCAGCGACGAAAGATGCTCGTCTGTGGGCGACGAGGTTGGTTATATTATCAGGGGCGAGTCAAAGGCTAAAGCTGGTTCTACAAAAATTACATTTGTCACAACAGGTGTGTTGCTTCGTAGAATACAGGCAGGCAGCGGCTCTGGCAACATTTCGAGCTCACTCGCCGACGTCACTCATGTTGTTGTGGATGAAGTCCACGAACGCAGTCTTGATACCGACTTTCTACTGGCCCTCCTAAGGGACATTATTCATCGTCGCAAGGACATCAAGGTGATTCTGATGAGTGCGACTCTCGATGCAGACATCTTTACACAATACTTTGGCGGGCGTCAATCTGTGGGATTGGTCCATATACCAGGACGAACATTCCCTGTGGATGATTATTACCTGGATGACGTTGTTCGTGAGACGGGATTTGCTCCGGAGCTCACAGAGCGAGGCTTTGATGAAGATCCAGTCGCATTTTCAGCGGCTGAAGAGTCGTTTGGAAAGATACTCCGTTCCATTGGAATGGGTATCAACTACGAATTGATTGCAGCTACCGTTCGGTATATTGACTCCAAGCTACAGGATCAGCCAGGGGGCATTCTGATATTTTTACCCGGAACAATGGAGATCGACAGATGTCTGAATGCCGTAAAAAGGATCCCCAACGCACATCCATTACCTTTACATGCGTCTCTTCTCCCAGCTGAACAGCGACGTGTATTCCAGAGTCCTCCTAGAGGGAAGCGGAAGGTTATCGCAGCCACCAATGTCGCTGAAACATCCATTACGATCGAAGATGTCGTAGCCGTCATCGATACAGGACGTGTGAAAGAAACCAGCTATGATCCCAAAGATAATATGGTTCGTCTACAGGAAGTGTGGGCGTCGCAAGCTGCCTGTAAGcaacgacgaggaagagctggtcGTGTTAGGGCCGGTACCTGTTATAAGCTCTACACTCGCAAAGCAGAATCAAGCATGCCTCAGCGGCCAGATCCTGAAATCCGCCGTGTGCCATTGGAGCAGCTGTGCCTTTCTGTGCGTTCCATGCAAGGAATTGACGATGTTGCCTCTTTCCTTGCAAACACCATCACGCCACCGGAAAGCATTGCGGTCGAGGGCGCCCTAAGCTTCCTACACAGAGTTGGGGCTTTAGATCATGACAGGCTTACAGCTCTCGGACGATATCTGTCTATGATTCCTGCAGATCTCCGTTGTGCCAAATTAATGGTATACGGATCCATATTTAACTGCATCGATGCCTGCATCACAATCGCAGCTATCCTAACAGTGAAAAGCCCATTTGTCTCCCCTCGTGAGAAACGGGATGAAGCAAACATCGCCCGAGCTTCATTTTCCAAAGGAGATGGCGACCTCCTCACAGACTTAAACGCCTATCAGGAATGGTCAGACCGCGTCAAGGAACAAGGCTACTGGTCAACACAGTCATGGTGCACAACCAATTTCCTCTCTCACCAGACTCTGCGCGATATCTCATCAAACAGGGCTCAGTTCCTTACCTCGCTCAAAGACGCTGCAATCGTTCCCGTCGACTACTCTGAGACCTctccttccttctcaagcCTCAACCGTAATGCTACCAACcgcagccttcttcgcgccCTCGTCGCTGGTGCGTTCCAGCCTCAAATTGCGCGCATCGCATTTCCAGATAAGAAATTCACCAGCTCTATCACCGGAACGTTTGAGGTTGACCCAGACGCCCGCACAATAAAATACTTCAACCAAGAAAACGGCCGCGTGTTTATCCACCCATCGTCCCTTCTGTTCTCAGTGCAATCTTATACAAACGCCGCCACGTTCTTAAGCTATTTCACAAAAATGGAGACGTCAAAGGTCTTCGTCCGTGACTTAACCC CGTTCAACGCAtattctctcctccttttctgtGGCTCCATTGACCTCGACACAACAGGCCGAGGTCTCATCGTCGACGGATGGCTACGCCTCCGCGGCTGGGCCCGAATCGGTGTCCTGGTTTCGCGACTCCGCACGATGGTCGATGAAATTATTGCAACGAGGATTGATAACCCAACTTCCTATTTGGACTCcttctcttcgtcttcgaatGCACCATCGGTGAAAGACGGGATTGCAAATCGGGTCATCGATGTAGTGAAAAAGCTGATTGAATTTAACGGCCTGGATCGGTAG
- the HNT3 gene encoding DNA 5'-adenosine monophosphate hydrolase (COG:S;~EggNog:ENOG410PNGU;~InterPro:IPR001310,IPR026963,IPR032566,IPR036265;~PFAM:PF11969,PF01230,PF16278;~go_function: GO:0003677 - DNA binding [Evidence IEA];~go_function: GO:0033699 - DNA 5'-adenosine monophosphate hydrolase activity [Evidence IEA];~go_process: GO:0006281 - DNA repair [Evidence IEA]) has product MEPERSSDPRATSQVQKQPAKRDAFAELLSPKSKQPKHSSGGLSKDIQRKVYGVYKPRDGLGTYIAKPETYPPNIVVYYNDDFVVIQDMFPKSTVHLLLLPRDPEKTRLHPVEAFDDAKFLEKVKLEVNNVCALAAGELRRKHGKYSGGDRVRQEALDAEPPLETLPVGRHWEQDIMCGIHAHPSMNHLHVHVISVDRYSDRLKHRKHYNSFSTPFFIDINDFPLTEEDPRRDPDRQGYLRRSLICWRCGRDFGNQFTALKRHLEEEFNEWRQL; this is encoded by the exons ATGGAACCTGAACGCAGCTCCGACCCGAGAGCTACGTCGCAAGTTCAGAAGCAGCCGGCCAAGAGAGATGCGT TTGCAGAGCTTCTCTCCCCCAAAAGCAAACAACCGAAACATAGTAGTGGGGGTTTATCAAAAGACATCCAAAGGAAGGTCTACGGAGTCTACAAACCTCGAGATGGGTTAGGCACCTACATCGCGAAACCGGAAACATATCCGCCGAATATCGTTGTGTACTACAATGACGACTTTGTCGTTATCCAGGACATGTTCCCCAAGTCCACGGtgcaccttcttctcctcccacgCGATCCTGAAAAGACCCGTCTCCATCCGGTCGAAGCGTTCGACGATGCCAAATTTCTGGAAAAGGTCAAGCTCGAAGTAAACAATGTTTGTGCATTGGCTGCAGGTGAACTTCGCCGAAAACACGGAAAATACTCGGGCGGTGATAGAGTGCGACAAGAGGCGCTTGATGCCGAACCGCCGCTTGAGACATTGCCTGTAGGAAGGCACTGGGAGCAGGATATCATGTGCGGAATACACGCGCATCCATCGATGAACCATCTGCATGTTCATGTTATCTCTGTAGACCGCTACAGCGACCGTCTCAAGCACAGGAAGCATTACAATAGCTTTTCTACGCCATTCTTTATCGACATCAATGATTTTCCCTTGACAGAGGAAGACCCACGAAGAGACCCAGATCGACAGGGCTATTTACGAAGAAGTTTAATATGTTGGCGTTGTGGCCGGGACTTTGGAAACCAGTTTACTGCGCTCAAGAGACACCTCGAGGAAGAATTCAACGAATGGAGGCAACTATGA
- a CDS encoding putative translocon-associated protein, alpha subunit (COG:U;~EggNog:ENOG410PP6Y;~InterPro:IPR005595;~PFAM:PF03896;~SECRETED:SignalP(1-23);~TransMembrane:1 (n4-14c23/24o169-195i);~go_component: GO:0005789 - endoplasmic reticulum membrane [Evidence IEA]), which translates to MARFAFLSLALFSVQALIGGTLAADTAEKAEASFEARTPAVTAQAAFPASEIFGVKLVNGHPTQALVTFTNNEASPVTVNFIGGTLSTLDEESTLVRNLTATRYGVDIPAGEKESLSYTFATEMHPQDLRLSLASVISDSEGGFFTVYAHNGTVSVVEPETSIFDPQIIFLYFFLLACFGGVAYFFYTVWIAPYFPQKRKSAKPEGSKKSSGASKAEAPADSPAVSSATTYNAEWIPAHHINRPEARKVKGSSRSKSRA; encoded by the exons ATGGCTCGCTTCGCTTTCCTCTCCCTGGCTTTGTTCTCGGTTCAGGCCTTGATCGGCGGCACTCTGGCAGCA GACACCGCTGAAAAGGCTGAAGCATCGTTTGAAGCGCGGACCCCCGCTGTGACCGCGCAGGCTGCATTCCCTGCCTCTGAGATCTTCGGCGTGAAGCTTGTCAATGGCCACCCCACGCAAGCCTTGGTAACGTTTACCAATAATGAAGCGTCTCCGGTGACTGTAAACTTCATTGGCGGTACTTTGTCCACTTTAGACGAGGAGAGCACGCTGGTTCGCAACTTGACTGCAACTCGCTACGGCGTGGATATCCCCGCTGGTGAGAAGGAGAGTCTGAGCTATACCTTCGCTACCGAGATGCACCCTCAGGACCTCAGACTTTCTCTCGCCTCAGTTATCTCCGATAGTGAGGGTGGTTTCTTTACGGTTTACGCTCACAACGGCACCGTTAGTGTCGTGGAACCAGAAACCAGCATTTTCGATCCTCAGAT TATCTTCCtttacttcttcctccttgcttGCTTTGGTGGCGTTGCATACTTCTTCTATACCGTTTGGATTGCACCATACTTCCCCCAGAAGCGCAAGTCCGCCAAGCCAGAGGGCTCGAAAAAGTCCTCTGGCGCCTCCAAGGCCGAAGCCCCTGCTGACAGCCCGGCTGTCTCCTCCGCTACCACCTACAACGCTGAATGGATCCCTGCTCACCACATCAACCGTCCTGAAGCCAGGAAAGTCAAGGGCTCCTCCCGGTCCAAGTCTCGCGCATAA
- a CDS encoding CCCH zinc finger protein (COG:S;~EggNog:ENOG410PNNW;~InterPro:IPR000571;~go_function: GO:0046872 - metal ion binding [Evidence IEA]), which translates to MSVREYFERYQQLTSVEQTKDTLIEELIRRITELEGAYKQEQLDHDREKRFNRDIQFHEIELMEQINRAKSIMNREPFIIVLLDGDGMIFKDELLQLGEEGGRKAAKELSLAVKDYVGDNFTSIISSKIIAKMYVNMKALCDACVRGGITTDPSTVDEFLRGFNNSFPLFDIVDVGAAKNAAHDKIKETFKLHLYNCHCHRLFLGCTDESPYLGILEEALTDVELSGRVTLIEGIPFGKNLESLKTHYGFTKFPGLFRDSKVNATWAPWKAAVATKPRTLLTPSPSPHVAAPLSRTPSNMTTASNSAPISLTPASSNGSDDFQLVRSKPASSRPKVVERNKYGQRVDRLDIQHIPREEVNRIKKLKLCNYYFLQGECPNENCHHDHSRKLTKAELLTLTAVARMTPCRYGLECDDPECMYGHRCPQSDPGKKDCYWGSSCRFNTAAHGVDTNIVKVTKV; encoded by the exons ATGTCGGTCCGTGAGTATTTTGAACGCTATCAACAACTTACTTCTGTCGAGCAAACGAAAGACACTCTGATCGAG GAATTAATACGACGTATAACTGAGCTTGAGGGTGCATATAAACAAGAACAACTTGATCATGACCGCGAAAAGCGCTTTAACCGTGATATACAATTTCATGAGATAGAGTTGATGGAACAAATTAATCGCGCTAAATCTATAATG AACCGCGAACCCTTCATAATCGTACTTCTGGATGGAGACGGAATGATCTTCAAAGACGAGTTATTACaactgggagaagaaggtggtaGAAAGGCCGCTAAAGAGCTGTCTCTCGCAGTGAAGGATTACGTGGGGGACAATTTTACGAGCATCATTTCCTCGAAGATCATTGCGAAAATGTACGTCAACATGAAGGCGCTATGCGACGCTTGTGTTCGTGGCGGAATCACAACGGATCCTTCTACAGTTGATGAATTTTTGCGAGGCTTCAATAATAGCTTTCCGCTGTTCGAcattgtggatgttggagccGCTAAGAACGCCGCACACGATAAGATAAAAG AAACCTTCAAACTACATTTATAcaactgccactgccaccggCTTTTCCTGGGTTGCACAGATGAATCACCATATCTCGGCATCTTGGAGGAAGCTTTAACAGACGTGGAACTCTCAGGGCGGGTTACATTGATTGAAGGGATTCCATTCGGCAAGAACCTGGAATCCCTTAAAACGCATTATGGGTTCACTAAATTCCCTGGTCTTTTCCGAGACTCTAAGGTAAACGCTACCTGGGCTCCGTGGAAGGCTGCAGTGGCCACCAAACCTCGCACTCTCCTTACCCCGTCGCCGAGCCCTCATGTAGCAGCACCACTGTCTCGAACACCCAGCAACATGACAACGGCCAGTAATAGTGCGCCTATCTCGTTAACGCCAGCGAGTTCCAATGGCTCCGATGATTTCCAGCTGGTGCGTTCGAAGCCCGCCTCCTCCCGTCCTAAGGTCGTGGAGCGGAATAAGTACGGCCAACGTGTAGACCGACTTGACATCCAACACATCCCTCGCGAAGAAGTGAACCGCATTAAGAAACTGAAACTATGCAATTATTACTTTCTACAAGGCGAATGCCCGAATGAGAATTGCCACCATGACCATTCTCGGAAACTAACCAAAGCTGAGCTTTTAACCTTGACAGCCGTTGCGCGAATGACACCATGTCGCTATGGACTGGAATGTGATGATCCTGAGTGTATGTATGGCCATCGTTGCCCTCAGAGTGACCCTGGAAAAAAAGACTGCTACTGGGGTTCAAGTTGTCGATTTAATACGGCCGCACACGGCGTTGACACAAATATTGTCAAAGTGACCAAGGTCTAG
- a CDS encoding telomere-binding alpha subunit central domain protein (COG:S;~EggNog:ENOG410PWQN;~InterPro:IPR028389,IPR011564,IPR012340,IPR032042;~PFAM:PF02765,PF16686;~go_component: GO:0000784 - nuclear chromosome, telomeric region [Evidence IEA];~go_function: GO:0003677 - DNA binding [Evidence IEA];~go_function: GO:0043047 - single-stranded telomeric DNA binding [Evidence IEA];~go_process: GO:0000723 - telomere maintenance [Evidence IEA]), translating to MAIQLPPGYVDVTNALATRGTVNVMGMVVDIWGGAFRSQGTSTCITFTIKDCNLNNGHTWDGLKVRYFTETETMLPPVQQGDVVLLRNLWVKVITGAPQGVAAQDRKIPWAIFRPDRDPTSHHSALTGPVPFDPTYQEKSCALTLLEVTPTSFRSATISRPNFAQVSASRSTSTTQRKFSLVKDVEDRQFVDLIGEIAKIHSNDSEKATLYLTDYTENENLFFYASNNDDYPGHGREGDEYNYIKRPKKKWNGPSGRMTIQITLWEPHASFLRDNFNENDIVRLKNVRIKGSRVEGGTLEGVIHTNRDNPSATNVFPINYSNDTRVQELLSRKADYLKAHPEEGKRKSDEDAEQPSKKSNSKKKQVKAQQKTESGQTTLDISNRAVVNDYVKPRVPPGVPSQTLEDIINNPSHINPSPSGIKYRLPFQNLCYLSAVRVVDFYPPLLEDFTVEEERTSLAYDKRRDPATSRTYPQWEWRFCLLIESISPAMGRQPKERVKLFVSNSEAEHLLRLNADNLRQKPGLLNQLREKLFVLWGNLEEQKRTAIEEGKSPLDFGPVSSRPFNCCLMEYGIKCSHFGGSNHAGDNAGFIGCTNQGCLGWERRFGLLKTTIHG from the exons ATGGCAATTCAATTACCCCCAGGCTATGTTGACGTGACCAATGCGCTTGCAACGCGAGGCACTGTCAATGTAATGGGTATGGTTGTGGATATCTGGGGCGGGGCGTTCAGGAGTCAAGGCACCTCCACCTGCATAACATTTACAATCAAGGACTGCAACCTGAATAACGGACATACCTGGGATGGCCTAAAAGTCAGATACTTCACGGAAACAGAGACTATGTTACCCCCCGTTCAACAAGGCGATGTAGTCCTACTCCGTAACCTCTGG GTTAAAGTAATAACAGGTGCGCCACAAGGAGTGGCCGCTCAAGATAGAAAAATTCCATGGGCCATCTTTCGCCCAGATAGGGACCCGACGTCACATCATTCTGCACTCACTGGTCCCGTACCTTTCGATCCCACTTACCAGGAGAAGTCTTGCGCGTTGACATTACTAGAGGTTACCCCAACTTCGTTCCGTAGCGCTACCATTTCCAGGCCAAATTTTGCGCAGGTTTCCGCATCTAGGTCAACTTCAACTACTCAACGAAAATTTTCGCTGGTTAAAGACGTTGAAGATCGGCAATTCGTGGATCTTATTGGAGAGATAGCCAAAATACATAGTAACGATAGCGAAAAAGCAACTCTCTATCTCACTGACTACACGGAAAACGAGAATTTGTTCTTCTATGCGTCTAACAACGATGATTATCCTGGCCATGGCCGCGAGGGGGACGAGTACAACTATATAAAACGCCCTAAAAAGAAATGGAATGGCCCATCCGGCCGTATGACCATTCAAATAACGTTATGGGAACCACACGCATCATTCCTACGGGATAACTTTAACGAAAATGACATTGTTCGCCTGAAAAATGTTCGCATCAAGGGAAGCCGTGTTGAAGGAGGAACGCTGGAAGGCGTCATTCATACCAATCGCGATAATCCAAGCGCCACGAACGTTTTCCCAATCAATTACAGCAATGATACCCGGGTTCAGGAATTGCTTTCTCGAAAAGCAGATTACTTGAAAGCGCACCCAGAAGAGGGGAAGCGAAAATCAGACGAGGATGCCGAACAGCCCTCCAAAAAATCCAActcaaaaaagaaacaggtAAAAGCACAACAAAAAACTGAATCCGGCCAGACAACTCTCGATATCAGTAACCGGGCCGTTGTGAACGACTACG TAAAACCACGGGTGCCCCCAGGCGTGCCTTCTCAGACCCTCGAGGATATCATAAACAACCCATCTCACATTAATCCATCCCCCAGCGGCATCAAATACCGTCTTCCCTTCCAGAACCTCTGCTATCTCAGCGCAGTTCGCGTTGTAGATTTCTATCCTCCGCTATTAGAAGACTTCACAGTCGAGGAGGAACGTACCTCACTCGCATACGACAAAAGGCGTGATCCTGCTACGTCTCGAACTTACCCACAATGGGAATGGCGCTTCTGCCTTCTCATAGAGAGTATTTCCCCTGCCATGGGTCGACAGCCAAAAGAGCGGGTTAAACTCTTTGTCTCTAATTCCGAGGCAGAGCATCTCCTACGATTGAATGCAGATAA CCTGCGCCAAAAACCGGGCCTTTTGAATCAATTGAGGGAAAAGCTCTTCGTTCTATGGGGAAATCTGGAAGAGCAGAAAAGAACTGCGAttgaagagggaaagagcCCCCTAGATTTTGGGCCCGTCTCGTCACGACCGTTTAATTGTTGTCTTATGGAATATGGCATTAAATGCAGTCATTTTGGTGGATCGAACCATGCTGGCGATAATGCGGGCTTTATTGGTTGTACTAATCAGGGTTGTTTGGGATGGGAAAGGAGATTTGGGTTGCTGAAGACGACTATTCACGGATGA